In Tiliqua scincoides isolate rTilSci1 chromosome 1, rTilSci1.hap2, whole genome shotgun sequence, the following are encoded in one genomic region:
- the RPL37A gene encoding large ribosomal subunit protein eL43, with protein MAKRTKKVGIVGKYGTRYGASLRKMVKKIEISQHAKYTCSFCGKTKMKRKAVGIWHCGSCMKTVAGGAWTYNTTSAVTVKSAIRRLKELKDQ; from the exons ATG GCCAAGCGCACCAAGAAGGTTGGAATTGTGGGTAAATATGGTACCCGATATGGAGCTTCTCTTAGGAAGATGGTGAAGAAGATTGAAATTAGCCAGCATGCCAAGTATACCTGCTCCTTCTGTGGCAAG ACTAAAATGAAGAGAAAAGCAGTGGGTATCTGGCATTGTGGCTCCTGCATGAAGACAGTGGCTGGTGGTGCCTGGACATACAA TACCACTTCCGCAGTGACAGTAAAATCTGCAATCCGAAGACTGAAAGAATTGAAAGACCAATAG